The following is a genomic window from Pygocentrus nattereri isolate fPygNat1 chromosome 8, fPygNat1.pri, whole genome shotgun sequence.
tcattttaatagacgtcagcgtcactaattaatgacgttctattaaaagactggtttaccaagagagacgctggaggactttcacctgaaatgagttcatgaagccagtctggttataaaaatgataacagggcatcagagccagaattcctcttttagtacttttactttatacttaagtacatttgaagggaaatactttagtacttttactcaagtggaggtctaaagggaggaacttctacttttactggaggaatgtTTTAcattgggggtctcgactttaactcaggtacagggtttgtgtacttctgaCAATCAATGATCTGCAGTTTTTCAGCGTCACCGTTCGGTTGCAGCCGTTTGCCTCAGTTTGGAGGTGATATACcgaaaacagtacaaaatacCAGGATTGTTTAttagaaaaccaaaaaaggCAAGTGGAGTCGAGTCCGGTTGAGCTGGTTCCATGTAGCGGAAAAGTGACTTAAAAGCACAAAgttattaaacaaatgaaacacgTTGGCCGGTGACATCGTTTCACGACAGGCTTATAGAAAACTGAGCAGCGCAGTCAAACTCCACGTTGTGATATTAACACACTCGACAGGACAAATAACCCTATTAAACcaaatttagtgcacaatttctatttaccTGTCGGAGTTTGACACATCGGAAAAACctcaatataaaatgtgccgtgacttttgcacattttcccttttattttttgttactaTGTTCAGCAAAGAAACAATAATTGTGCTTTAACGCATGCAGGAGTGCGTCTCTGTCTCCATAACATGGCgtagggatacatgcagggcgctgtaaAGCAATAGTCCCCAAACTGTCGGAGTCTAAGTTTCTCTTCAGTGCACCATCTCAGCTCAGACCACCCGGAGTGGCTTTGTTTAAATCTCAACCAATATTTAATACAGAAGTTAAAAAACGAAATctgcagaattcccctttaaagcattCAGTGCAACTGCATGACGTCACATCACAGAAGCAGCTGCCATcgtagactgtagtccatctgtttctctgatactctgttaccctgttcttcagtggtcaggacccccatggaccctcacagagcaggtactgtttgggtggtgggtcattctcagcactgcagtaacactgacgtggtggtggtgtgttagcgtgtgttgtgctggtgcgagtggatcagacacagcagtgctgctggagttttaaacactgtgtccactcactgtccactctattagacactcctaccttgtcggtccaccttgtagatgtaaagtcagagacgacagctcatctgctgctgcacagtttgtgttggtcatcctctggtccttcatcagtggtcacaggacgctgcccacaggacgctgcccacagaatgacactgaggtgtttaaaaacttcagcagcactgctgtgtctgatccactcgtaccagcgcaacaccactaacacaccacgtcaatgttactgcagtgctgacccaccacccaaacagtacctgctctgtgagggtccatgggggtcctgaccactgaagaacagggtaacagagtatcagagaaacagatggactccagtctgaATGTGAGGACTGAGGTGTAACTACTAAACACATCCCAGTATTTAGGATTATGCTGAGTAAGCAGTCATTTCTACCGTGATAATGGCCAAAACGCATGAAGGCAACGATTACGTAAGAATTTAGGTTTGTCTGCACGTTCACCTcgcaataaataaaacattcttaaaacaaatgaaaagcgAAGGACTGTGCTGCGCTTCCCTCGTCTCTACGCAGTCTATCACCGCACAATgagacatgtttaaaaaaaataatcatgttCGTTTTACTGAATTCAGTGcaagaaaaatacaatacaggTAAGGCATGACTGCAAGTCgaaatccaaaaaagttggcCATGTGTGCACGAGAGCCAGTTACATGTGTTACACGTGATCATACACATTAAGTTTTGTAGTGGCTTTCACAACCAATCAAAACGATTTATTCAGCTACAGTGAACTCAACTGTTGACCAAGAAGGAGAGCCCAGCATACATCGGCAGGAAAACCTCCGGGAAAGGAAAATCTACTGGTtggggttgagagagagagagagagagagagagagagagagagagagagagagagagacagagagagagacagagagacagacagagagacagacagagagacagacagagagagagagagagagagagagagagagagagagagagagagagagagagagagacagagagagagacagagagagagagagacagagagagagagagagagagagagagagagacagacagagagagagagagagagagagagagagagagagagagagagagagagagagagagagagagagagagagcgagagagcgagagagacagacagagagacagagacagagagacagacagacagagacagagcgagagacagagcgagagcgcgagagagagagcgagagagagacagagagagacagagagacagagagagagagagagacagagagagagagcgagagagcgagacagagagagcgagagagcgagagagagagcgagagagacagacagagagacagagacagagagacagagcgagagagagagcgagacagagagagagagagcgcgagagagagcgcgagagcgagagagagagagagagagagagagagagcgagagagacagacagagagacagagacagagagacagacagacagagacagagcgagagagagacagagcgagagcgcgagagagagagcgagagagagacagagagagacagagagacagagagagagagagagacagagagagagagcgagagagcgagacagagagagcgagagagcgagagagagagcgagagagacagacagagagacagagacagagagacagagcgagagagagcgcgagagcgagagagagagagagagagagagcgagagagagagagagagagagagagagagagagagagcgagagagcgagagagagagcgagagagacagacagagagacagagacagagagacagagcgagagagagcgcgagagcgagagagagcgagagagagagagagagagagagagagagagagagagagagagagagagagagagagagactacgTTCAAGTGAACATTTAAATTTAACCTCATACAAAATCCACATGTTTACAGATGTGCAACGCACACGCAAACAGATCGTTTAGATGCCACAGATGACCTGCAGAAACCGGGATGACCTCATGATTGAGTctgccataaaaaaaaaagtcagggTAAAATTCGGCACATCAGATGGTAAAACAGTCGCCGAAGGAGCACAACAATGCAGCCAACACCAAAATGACTACAGGGAGACTTGCTGAGGGTCATCCTGGGCATTTCTTCCAAATGAGAGCACATTTTAAGCATCACTTAGCCAATTAACATGGAGGACATTATTTACTTGCAGCATGTGAGCATATTagatacaaaaatataaacatttgagACCCTGGCTGATCAGCGGTTTTCTTGCCATAATGTCATGGACAATGATAAAATGACAACGGTGACTGTTCATCTAATTtctcacacgcgcacacacacacacacacacacacgcgcacacacacacacacacacaccgagctCTGCCTGCTGTACGTTTGAGGGGGTCGTTGAAAACCCCAACCCTTTACACAGACCCGCAGGTTGAAGAGTAAATAACGACTAGAACGTTGCTGTAATCACCAGGCTACACCATCCTATCCATCATTGTGTTCTGCAGTGTAATTTGGGCTCTAGTCCATGAGGTGGagctagagagggagaggtggggtgaagtgttacATCAGCGTCTCTTTGTGATGCCGCATTATGTGCTGGTTCTTTTCGGAGGGCCGTCGGAAACCCTTCTTGCAGTAGTCGCACCTGTGCGGATAGTCCTTAGTGTGGATGGAAATGACGTGGCGTTTGAAACCCGAAGCGTCCGCCGTGTTGTACTCACAGTACTGGCACTGGTAGACTTTGCGGCCACTGTGCGTTTTCATGTGTTTCTTGAGTTCGGTCTGCTGCCTGAAGCCTCGCTTGCAGCGTTTGCACTTAAAAGGCAGGTCCTTGGTGTGCACGGAGAGGATGTGCCGGCTCAGAGTGAAAGGGTCCGAGATTTTGAAGTCACAGTGCCGGCACTGGTGCACTTTGTTTCCCTTGTGCGTCTCGGAGTGTTTCTTGAGTTCCGAAGGCCTGTGGAAGCCTTTCTCGCACACGTCACACTTGTGCGGGAAGTCCTTGGTGTGCACGGAGATGATGTGGCGCTTCAAGTCACTGGAGTTGGTGCTCTTGTGCTCGCAGTGCGGACACTGGTGAGTCTTGTGGCCCTGGAAGATCTCCATGTGCCTCTGCAGATCCTTGTCGTCGGCAAAAGCCTGCGGGCAGTGGCCGCACTTGAACGGCAAATCGGTGCCGTGTTTGCTTTTTATGTGAGTCTTTAGGTTGGACTGGTCAGCACAGCGGAAATCGCAGTGCTGGCAGTGGTAGGGCTTTTCGCCTGTGTGCGTCCTCATGTGTTTCTTGAGCTCGGACGGGTGGCGAAAGCCCTTGGCGCACTCCACGCACACGTGGGCAAAGTTTTTGCTGTGCACAGCCAGCAGGTGCCGGTTTAGCAGGCCCTGCTCTGCTGTTTCATACTCGCAGTATTTGCACTTGTGGAGTTTGGGGTCCTTGTCTCGCAAGATGAGCTTGTTGGGACTGAGGGGGCTGGCCTCCCGGTAGTGCCGTGTGTACTCCGTGTACTCGGGGATCTTCTCGTTCTTGATGATGAGCTTGTGGCTTTCCATGTGGTTGTGGAAGCTGACCTTCTTGTTGGTGGTGAAGTCACAGTCTGTGCATTGGTACTTCTTCTTGAACATATGATCCGGGTGGTTCTTCATGTGGCGCTTCAGAAACCCCCGTGACTTGAACTTCTTCCCGCAAATGTGGCAAGGATAGACGGTCAGCGGCTGGCCGTCCGGCCCGATAATCACAGCTGAAACAGAGGATCGTTTGCTTTAACAGctgtaaacagaaaaagacGTTTCATACAAAGACTGAAACTCAACAACTCATACCAGTCTGGCACTGACGagtctctcccttcctcttcttcttgaTCTTCTGTTTGAGAGCTCGGCTTGTGCTGATGCTGTCGGTAATCTGCAGGTAGGGAGTGGCTGCTCCGTTCTTACTCTCTAATCGAGACTCCAAATTGTTACCTACGGTGAAACAGCAGTTAGAACTAAGAAAAGGCAGTTCACAGATCAGGGGGTGAGGAAACCGTAATCTTTAACTGTGCAGAACAcgctgaccacctcctcgtttctgccctcactgtccatttcatcagctccactgaccgtatagctgcactctgtagttcacagttacagactgtagtccatctgtttctctgatactctgttagcccccttttgtgtccactcactgtccactccattagacactcctaccttgtcggtccaccttgtagatgtaaagtcagagacgacagctcatctgctgctgcacagttagTGTCGGTCGTcttctagaccttcatcagtgcccacaggatgctgccggctggatatttttggttggtggacaattctcagtccagcagtgacactgaggtgtttaaaaactcaacacaactcacactaacacaccaccaccacgtcagtgttactgcagtgctgagaatgacccaccacccaaacagtacctgctctgtgagggtccatgggggtcctgaccactgaagaacagggtaacagagtatcagagaaacagatggactacagtctgtaactgtagaactacagagtgcagctatacggtcagtggagctgataaagtggacagtgagggtagaaacgaggaggtggtcagaattatggctgattggtgtatttcCTTATGactacatacaaaaacacaccatAAGCAGCAGCCCACGCCACAGGAACAAAGGTCTTATTAGATGGGGACTCCTCCAACTGTGCTTCCTGGATGGCAGGAGCCTCATCTTCCCCAACAATCACCTCCATGTACACCTGGTCAGTCATCTCAGACACATCTATGTACAGAACATGTAGCATGTTTTAGATATGGACCAACCTACCAGTCAGGAAACATCAGTGCTATACATTTACAAAGCAGAAATGACAACGTTAGCGTGGTATCAGCCCCTAAAACGTTAAACACGCCGGCGGACCCCTCAAACCAGAGCAGGAGAAACACCACGCACTGAACGTCTGCCCGTCTACAAACATGCCTTGTTATTACCAGGTGCTCTATGGATGCACCATCTCCCTCGCTTTAACTCACTGATGTCCTCGTCTCCTTGGCTGGTGTCCTTTACTGCCATGTATACCATCTTCTCCCTGGGCATTCGGACCGTGCTTGCTGGCTCCAACACTGCGTGCCCATTGGGGAAATCACTCTCTGCGACCACCTCTGTTCCACCTACACCAAGAcgaatacataaataaaaattccaGTGTGTTTCAACTCCAACTATATTGGCTTAGgaggatatgtgtgtgtgtgtgtgtgtgtgtgtgtgtgtgtgtgtgtcacacacAGGGATAAACAGACTGTGCAAATGTGCAATAACAGGCTCAGATATGACTCTGAAATATATAACTatgaatatatacacacaactaTAAACATATCTAGGAATtataagtatatatacacacataatactataaatacaatatatatgtatacacgcTATGTTAAGCACTAGTAAACAGTCATGTGTTGTACATAACAGTACAATTCAGAGTATATAATCTGCTGCTGTACGCCGTCATTAGGACAAAGGATATTAATGTATTCTTTCTGTGTTGTTCTATGACTGACCACTCAACTATGACCAGACTAGCTATAAGCATCAATCTGCCTTCAGATTGGTCTTCAAATCAAATCTTCAAAAACGGTCACCTATTTCCACATCTTCATCCCCTTCAGCCTTGAAGATGTACACTTTGATGACCTCAGAACCGAACTCGTCCTCCTTGGATCCATCGTCATCTTGGCCCACCTCCGCGCTGATCTTTAACGGGGTGTCACCGATATCCAGCTTCTCTCCCACATCATCCACTGCAAGGTTGGGGGAAAATTCAATGCGTGACTGAACAGCCAGGCGCACCTGGCATTCTGCTTTATAGATCTATGTACTGTAAAACCCACAGCTTAGCCCAAACCCTCGCCTGACTAACGAATCAAAGGTCTGTGGAAACACCACTTACGTTAGACCGATAACGGAACAGAACTCATCTGCAAACAAACGGACCCACAAAACCAGGCCAAGCATTTATATAAGGCTAGAATTCACTAACATGAGATCATAAGGTAGTCTTCAGAGGTGCTCTTgccatcctcatcatcatcatcctcgtTCTTGAGGGTCACGCCAGTAGGCATGGTCTCATGAGCCTGAATGACGGCCTCCGCGTCGGTGACCATCACCTCTTCTGATACCAGCTCGTGGTCCAGAGGGCTGTCCTCATGCGCAGACATGAGGTCGGCCACAAAAACCTGGTCAGGCACCGTCTCCTCGATCAAGTCGGCCGTCAGGACATGGTGGTCTGCATCCAGAGCCTCCTCGATGGCCACCTCGGCCCCCAGAATGGATTCGGACATGATGACGCCCTCTGCGGTGATCACATCTTCATGGCCGATGTCGGGCCCTTCGACCACTTCGGCCTCCAGGCCATGCTCCAACAGGATGCCCTCATCAGTAACCACGTCCGATACCGACACCGCCTCGGGCACGGACACCACAATGTGCTCGCCGTCTATGTGCGCCATGCCCCCAATCCCTGCAACTGTGGACACGGACAACACAGGACAGGGACAAACAGACTCAGAACCAGCCAGGCAAACCACAGAATAGGCAGCAAGATGGGCTGGAGGCAGAGTGAATACGCATCATCATCAAATAGGGCATCAGAGATGCACACGGACACGTTATGAGTTTTACGACACCGTTATGTCACGATAACAACATCAGTAGCACTTTAAGAAGATTACTGCGCAGTGAAAACTGGAAAACTACCTTGTGCACCTTCCGGCTTACCATAAGCATTTTGCCACAACCTTCCCTTACCAAAATCCTGCATTATCATCGTGTGGGGCATTTTCAAATCCTGGGAGTGAAGCTCCAAGATCCCTCCACCCTGATCCATTTTTATGACTCTTCACGACGCTACGTTCACCAGGGGGCACattgagagaaaaacagagcacATTAAATAACGCAACACAGAGGAATGTCGTTTCTAACAACGCATGAGGCCGTTTTCTGCTTCaatgttattaaaaaataaaactacagaGCTCAGGTGAAAACGCAGAAACATCCACTGCGGCACGCGACGCCCGGTGGACCAGCCAACATACCTTCACATCTGATGACCGTTTGTTTAGTTCTCGTAAAAGTGCCGAATACGAAGCAGCGCTGTACTGGTGTCATCTGGGAGGCAAAAGTCTGTAAAAGAGAAGAGGCCATTAGTGCAGCAGCCGGTTTACCGCGCATCACCATCACAGCAGTGGTCATGAAGCGCTGCGCTCCGCTGGACTAAGCAAGCGGTCAGCTGAAAGGCGGCACGCGTGCAGGGTTTTGGTCATTTAGGTAGCGACAGAGAACTTTTAGAGAGAAGAATTCCCGCTTTGCAATCTCTTCGGGTTTCCTCggacgctagagggcgctcccgagtgagcCCAGAATGAACGGGTTGCCATGGAGCGTTTGACCAAAATCAGTTTTAGTGTAAAAGAACGCGGTCGCTTCCTGATCAGCGCGTACCGTAAAACATCTTAACGCCGCCGTTATGTTTAAGAgctttaaaacggcgcctcatgaCGTCAGTAAGCGTGAagagccaatgagctgctccgctcgcccatcaatcatcccgctctagcagtaGAGCCCCGCCTCCCGCTGCCCAACACCTGTttactgtagaataaaggaagcacaggtgagttttctctgctgttttagtGAAACTCCGCCTCCTGCCGTCTGAAATTAAAGGGAAGTTctgtgattagaaactattttaactgttcgCTTCCAGCCGTTGagttccattcactcccattcattgaggacccACTCGcgggcgccccctgctgttcagcCGTCAtgttttgatataatgggagaAACAGGGAGTGGCCAGgactcataaaccggctctggtagtggactggactggactggagcTCATGTAGAGGAAACCACAAGTCCAGTCGCTTTGACTACTAAACAGCTGGAATACGGTGTCCGGCCAGTGCGGGTCAATCAAAGCCTGCGCGTAA
Proteins encoded in this region:
- the znf711 gene encoding zinc finger protein 711, translating into MDQGGGILELHSQDLKMPHTMIMQDFVAGIGGMAHIDGEHIVVSVPEAVSVSDVVTDEGILLEHGLEAEVVEGPDIGHEDVITAEGVIMSESILGAEVAIEEALDADHHVLTADLIEETVPDQVFVADLMSAHEDSPLDHELVSEEVMVTDAEAVIQAHETMPTGVTLKNEDDDDEDGKSTSEDYLMISLDDVGEKLDIGDTPLKISAEVGQDDDGSKEDEFGSEVIKVYIFKAEGDEDVEIGGTEVVAESDFPNGHAVLEPASTVRMPREKMVYMAVKDTSQGDEDINVSEMTDQVYMEVIVGEDEAPAIQEAQLEESPSNKTFVPVAWAAAYGNNLESRLESKNGAATPYLQITDSISTSRALKQKIKKKRKGETRQCQTAVIIGPDGQPLTVYPCHICGKKFKSRGFLKRHMKNHPDHMFKKKYQCTDCDFTTNKKVSFHNHMESHKLIIKNEKIPEYTEYTRHYREASPLSPNKLILRDKDPKLHKCKYCEYETAEQGLLNRHLLAVHSKNFAHVCVECAKGFRHPSELKKHMRTHTGEKPYHCQHCDFRCADQSNLKTHIKSKHGTDLPFKCGHCPQAFADDKDLQRHMEIFQGHKTHQCPHCEHKSTNSSDLKRHIISVHTKDFPHKCDVCEKGFHRPSELKKHSETHKGNKVHQCRHCDFKISDPFTLSRHILSVHTKDLPFKCKRCKRGFRQQTELKKHMKTHSGRKVYQCQYCEYNTADASGFKRHVISIHTKDYPHRCDYCKKGFRRPSEKNQHIMRHHKETLM